The Raphanus sativus cultivar WK10039 chromosome 2, ASM80110v3, whole genome shotgun sequence genome includes a region encoding these proteins:
- the LOC108831196 gene encoding uncharacterized protein LOC108831196, which yields MDKAWVHLSRVDPGYERGASQFVRDVASAMGGIDMIICSCIDCRNIDHHSASVVVHHLVTRGMEEGYKMRSDWYLHGEVNSEVAGESRATEWNDEIFGLYRAAELFDEELAETGDLSEAAEGDDKKDDEFLAKLAEAETPLYPSCVNHSKLSAIVSLFRLKSQNGWSDKSFNDLLETLPEMLPEENVLHTSLYDVKKFLKSFDMGYEKIHACINDCCLFRKRFEKLEKCPKCKASRWKTNMHTGEKKRGVPQKVLRYFPIIPRLKRIFRSEEMAKHLWWHSMNKSSDGKLRHPVDSVTWDQMDAKYPTFAAEARNIRLGLSTDGFNPFNMKNSMYSFWPVLLQPGNSINVYLEPLIEDLKSLWSIGKLTFDALTRSTFTLKVALLWTISNFPGYGNLEGCKVKGRISHKVIISGERKDGLMAKAEQGRRGRIQTGRDISQHLRNFKNDFGNFKGSARKRKRVQCADNKGSDSEALSSESEEEEEEEE from the exons ATGGACAAAGCTTGGGTACATCTAAGCAG AGTTGATCCTGGATATGAGAGAGGGGCTTCACAGTTTGTCCGGGATGTGGCTTCAGCTATGGGAGGGATTGATATGATTATATGCTCGTGCATAGACTGCCGTAACATTGATCATCATTCAGCAAGTGTTGTAGTTCACCATCTAGTTACCAGGGGAATGGAGGAGGGTTATAAGATGCGGAGTGATTGGTATCTACATGGAGAAGTGAACTCAGAGGTTGCAGGTGAAAGTAGAGCAACTGAATGGAATGATGAGATCTTTGGGCTGTACAGAGCTGCTGAGCTTTTTGATGAAGAGTTAGCTGAGACGGGGGATTTATCTGAAGCTGCAGAGGGAGACGACAAGAAAGATGATGAGTTTTTGGCAAAGTTAGCTGAGGCTGAAACACCCCTGTATCCGAGCTGTGTCAACCATAGTAAGCTCTCTGCAATTGTTTCATTATTTCGACTAAAGAGTCAGAATGGGTGGTCTGACAAGAGCTTCAATGATCTGCTAGAGACATTGCCGGAGATGTTACCAGAGGAAAATGTGCTTCACACATCACTGTATGACGTGAAGAAATTCTTGAAATCCTTCGACATGGGTTATGAGAAGATTCATGCATGTATTAATGACTGCTGTCTGTTCAGAAAGAGGTTCGAGAAGCTTGAGAAGTGTCCAAAGTGTAAGGCTTCGAGATGGAAGACAAATATGCATACTGGTGAGAAGAAGAGGGGCGTCCCACAGAAGGTATTACGTTATTTTCCTATAATTCCTAGACTGAAGAGAATATTCCGTTCGGAGGAAATGGCTAAGCATTTATGGTGGCACTCTATGAACAAAAGCAGTGATGGTAAGCTTCGTCACCCTGTTGATTCAGTGACATGGGATCAGATGGATGCTAAATACCCAACGTTTGCAGCTGAAGCAAGGAACATTAGGCTTGGACTTTCAACAGATGGATTCAATCCATTCAACATGAAGAACTCGATGTACAGTTTCTGGCCTGTTTTACTG CAGCCTGGTAATAGTATAAATGTATACTTAGAACCCCTCATCGAGGATCTGAAAAGCCTGTGGAGCATTGGGAAGTTAACATTCGATGCTCTGACTCGATCAACATTTACTCTTAAGGTAGCACTGCTCTGGACAATCAGTAATTTTCCGGGTTACGGGAATCTTGAAGGCTGCAAAGTAAAGG GAAGGATCTCCCACAAGGTCATCATTTCCGGGGAAAGAAAAGATGGTTTGATGGCAAAAGCTGaacaaggaagaagaggaagaataCAGACTGGGCGTGACATTTCTCAACACCTTAGAAATTTCAAGAATGATTTTGGAAATTTCAAAGGATCTGCAAGAAAGAGAAAAAGGGTTCAGTGTGCTGATAATAAAGGCTCTGATAGTGAGGCTTTATCGAGTGAAtcagaggaggaagaagaagaagaagaataa